One region of Niallia sp. Man26 genomic DNA includes:
- a CDS encoding transketolase gives MNATIIEELKQNAVDLRKTALTMIHKAQSGHPGGSFSAADIIAALYFKEMNIDPNNPNWEDRDRFVLSKGHVCPIQYSALALRGFVEYDTIYTLRQMGSPFQGHPDMKKCPGIDISTGSLGQGLSCAVGMALAGKRDEKEYRVFAMVGDGECQEGQIWEAAQSAVKYELDNLVVFVDDNGLQIDGPTEEIMPNQDLELKFKSFGFETTRIDGHSMEEIVAALDSARNSKNNKPKCIVCNTVKGKGVSFMEHSVTWHGIAPNDEEYQKALAELEGGLK, from the coding sequence ATGAATGCAACAATTATTGAAGAGTTAAAGCAAAATGCAGTTGATCTTAGAAAAACGGCACTGACGATGATTCATAAGGCACAATCAGGGCATCCTGGAGGTTCATTTTCGGCGGCTGATATTATTGCGGCACTGTATTTTAAGGAAATGAACATCGATCCAAACAATCCTAATTGGGAAGATAGAGACCGTTTCGTTTTATCAAAAGGGCATGTTTGTCCAATTCAATACTCGGCTTTAGCGCTAAGAGGGTTTGTTGAGTATGACACCATTTATACACTTCGCCAAATGGGGTCTCCATTCCAAGGTCATCCGGATATGAAGAAGTGTCCAGGAATAGATATTTCTACAGGCTCTTTAGGTCAAGGTCTTTCATGTGCAGTCGGAATGGCGTTGGCAGGAAAAAGAGACGAAAAAGAATATAGAGTGTTTGCAATGGTTGGTGATGGCGAATGTCAGGAAGGACAGATTTGGGAAGCTGCACAAAGCGCCGTTAAATATGAATTAGATAACTTAGTAGTTTTTGTGGATGATAATGGACTGCAAATTGATGGTCCAACAGAAGAAATTATGCCGAACCAAGATCTTGAGCTGAAGTTTAAGTCCTTTGGTTTTGAAACAACAAGAATAGACGGCCACTCAATGGAGGAAATTGTTGCAGCACTAGACAGCGCAAGAAACTCTAAGAATAACAAACCGAAATGTATTGTTTGTAACACTGTAAAGGGAAAAGGTGTTTCCTTTATGGAACATTCGGTAACTTGGCACGGAATTGCTCCTAATGATGAAGAATACCAAAAAGCATTGGCAGAATTAGAGGGAGGGCTAAAATAA
- a CDS encoding transketolase C-terminal domain-containing protein yields MSENKVLQKKATREAFGDEIVRLGGLNKDIYVVDIDIGKSCKTTEFANKFPKQHVNVGIAEQNGAGLAAGLATTGKIPFVSTYAVFGSMRMAEQIRQEICYPNLNVKIACSHGGLTPANDGASHQAIEDMGVLRTIPNMTVVMGADYHSTRKLVAQAAEKYGPVYLRFTRDTMPFIYDENEEFIIGKAKRLKEGHDIAIIANGDTVYLALEAAKQLESKGISVKLLDMHTIKPLDRDAVVECVNIGKIITVEDHNIINGLGSAVCEVVAEEGRGKVRRIGVQDQFGQSAPYEKLLELNGITIENIVNTAQELLQ; encoded by the coding sequence ATGAGTGAAAACAAAGTGTTACAAAAGAAAGCAACAAGAGAAGCCTTTGGTGATGAAATTGTCCGTCTTGGCGGATTAAATAAAGATATTTACGTTGTAGATATTGATATCGGTAAGTCTTGTAAAACAACAGAATTTGCCAATAAGTTCCCGAAACAGCATGTTAATGTCGGGATTGCTGAACAAAATGGCGCTGGATTAGCAGCAGGTCTAGCGACTACAGGCAAAATTCCTTTTGTAAGCACTTACGCGGTCTTCGGCTCGATGAGAATGGCAGAACAAATTAGACAGGAAATTTGTTACCCGAACTTGAATGTGAAAATTGCTTGTTCACATGGCGGTCTGACGCCAGCAAACGACGGTGCGAGCCATCAAGCGATTGAAGATATGGGTGTTTTGCGAACAATCCCTAACATGACAGTTGTGATGGGTGCTGATTATCATTCCACAAGAAAATTGGTGGCGCAAGCTGCTGAGAAATATGGTCCTGTCTATCTTCGTTTTACACGAGATACGATGCCATTCATTTACGATGAGAATGAAGAGTTTATTATCGGCAAAGCGAAGCGATTAAAGGAAGGCCATGATATCGCCATTATTGCAAATGGAGATACTGTCTATCTTGCCTTGGAAGCGGCGAAGCAATTAGAAAGTAAAGGTATCTCTGTGAAACTGCTGGATATGCATACGATTAAGCCATTAGACAGAGACGCAGTTGTAGAGTGTGTGAATATCGGCAAAATCATCACTGTAGAGGATCACAATATTATCAATGGATTAGGCAGCGCTGTATGTGAGGTCGTTGCAGAAGAAGGAAGAGGGAAAGTGCGCAGAATCGGTGTTCAAGACCAGTTTGGGCAATCTGCTCCATATGAAAAATTATTAGAGCTGAACGGCATAACAATAGAAAATATCGTAAACACAGCGCAAGAATTGCTTCAATAA
- a CDS encoding ABC transporter permease gives MFKNKLLLLSPFITLVIIFIFLLTLIPSVQPVPKNLPIAIVNEDAGVKIPDQSEMNVGKTIVEMIKENSQTTSDQEDPAVKWIEVSSLKEVQKGLDNQEYYAAMVIPKDFSANQASLQTAAPASPSELQIFINQGMNTMASTLAGQILNGVVDNINSNVRTQLLNGLEKQGTAISIQQAEALATPITSKVTNVNETGTKSANGNAPVSLFQPLWMASLASAAIIFISLKKATITSRKESLVVRSVQVFIGAIITLVVGFGLTWLADGMVGLHIPDFLSTALFLSITSFSYFLMISAVLSIMGLRGMPIFILMLFFGAPLLAMAPEMMSPFYQNWVYSWLPMRFMVEGLRELLFFDKGLTWDSVSTLVWIGVVGFVVILASALKFKATNKQTQN, from the coding sequence ATGTTTAAAAACAAACTATTACTGTTATCACCATTCATTACATTGGTCATAATATTTATATTTTTATTAACATTAATTCCATCGGTCCAACCAGTACCTAAAAATCTGCCGATAGCAATTGTGAATGAGGATGCTGGAGTGAAGATACCAGATCAATCAGAAATGAATGTGGGCAAAACAATAGTGGAAATGATTAAAGAAAATTCACAGACAACTTCAGACCAAGAAGACCCTGCAGTCAAATGGATTGAAGTAAGTAGTCTTAAGGAAGTTCAAAAAGGATTAGATAACCAGGAATATTATGCAGCCATGGTTATTCCGAAAGATTTTAGTGCTAACCAGGCTTCTTTACAAACAGCAGCACCTGCTTCACCATCTGAACTTCAAATCTTTATTAATCAAGGTATGAATACAATGGCATCAACATTGGCAGGGCAAATTTTGAACGGTGTAGTGGACAATATAAACAGCAATGTTCGTACACAACTACTAAATGGACTAGAAAAACAAGGAACAGCAATAAGCATACAACAAGCTGAAGCCCTGGCAACACCTATCACTTCAAAAGTTACTAATGTTAATGAAACTGGTACTAAAAGTGCTAATGGCAATGCACCTGTTTCTTTATTCCAGCCTCTTTGGATGGCAAGCTTAGCGAGTGCTGCCATTATTTTTATTTCACTTAAAAAGGCAACCATAACTAGTCGAAAAGAAAGTTTAGTGGTGAGATCAGTGCAGGTTTTTATTGGAGCAATTATCACACTGGTCGTAGGATTTGGATTAACTTGGCTGGCAGATGGAATGGTAGGACTTCATATTCCTGATTTTTTGAGTACAGCTTTATTTTTATCGATAACATCCTTTAGCTATTTTCTAATGATTTCAGCTGTCCTTTCCATTATGGGACTAAGAGGTATGCCTATTTTTATCTTAATGCTATTCTTTGGTGCACCATTACTGGCAATGGCTCCAGAAATGATGTCACCATTCTATCAAAACTGGGTCTATTCTTGGTTACCGATGCGATTTATGGTAGAAGGCTTACGAGAACTACTATTCTTTGATAAAGGTTTAACTTGGGATTCTGTTTCTACCCTTGTTTGGATTGGAGTTGTAGGCTTTGTCGTCATCTTAGCTTCTGCGTTAAAATTCAAAGCAACAAATAAGCAAACACAAAATTAA
- a CDS encoding TetR/AcrR family transcriptional regulator — MSEGKTDLRVTRTKESILDALIELITEKGFEAITVKDITTKAKINRGTFYAHYQDKFDLMAKCEEEIMEEMSSIAKQNFPSVIASLEADAPVVPPFPLTVALFEYLNSNSAIMKALLGPKGDLSFQTRLREFIWNSLYGNNPSSLVKEENFLVPGQYLASYMGTALIGVVQQWLHSGRKESPQEMARILTTITVNGPLYAAGLKNN; from the coding sequence ATGTCTGAAGGTAAAACTGATTTAAGAGTCACTCGAACGAAGGAATCTATTCTAGACGCATTGATAGAGTTAATAACCGAAAAAGGTTTTGAAGCCATTACAGTTAAAGATATAACAACTAAAGCAAAAATTAACAGAGGAACATTTTATGCCCATTATCAAGATAAATTTGACTTAATGGCAAAATGTGAAGAAGAAATCATGGAAGAAATGTCCAGTATTGCAAAGCAAAACTTCCCCAGTGTTATTGCTTCACTTGAGGCGGATGCTCCAGTTGTGCCACCATTTCCTCTTACCGTTGCATTATTTGAATATTTAAACAGTAATAGTGCTATTATGAAAGCTTTATTAGGTCCAAAAGGTGATTTATCATTTCAGACAAGACTGAGAGAATTTATCTGGAATTCACTTTATGGAAACAATCCAAGCTCTCTTGTAAAAGAAGAAAATTTCCTTGTTCCAGGGCAATACTTGGCATCCTACATGGGAACGGCATTGATTGGAGTAGTGCAACAGTGGTTGCATAGTGGCAGGAAGGAATCTCCCCAAGAAATGGCTCGTATCCTGACAACCATTACAGTCAACGGTCCTCTTTATGCAGCTGGGTTAAAAAATAACTAA
- a CDS encoding DUF350 domain-containing protein: MNLYLNFGSYLGVAIVLLVIGILLFMLSTPKINEMRLIAEKNVSAALLLGGKVVGLAIVLGAAAEYSVSLVDMAIWGAIGIVAQIVVFVLAEVVTIRFSISNAIKEDNRAVGVMLFSLSLAIGWIVAKCLSY; encoded by the coding sequence GTGAACTTATACCTTAATTTCGGTTCTTATTTAGGAGTAGCAATCGTGCTGCTTGTTATCGGTATTCTGTTATTTATGTTAAGTACACCAAAAATAAATGAAATGAGGCTGATTGCAGAGAAAAATGTCAGTGCGGCACTGCTCCTCGGCGGTAAGGTCGTCGGCTTGGCAATAGTATTAGGAGCAGCAGCTGAATATTCTGTTTCACTGGTAGATATGGCGATTTGGGGAGCAATCGGAATTGTAGCACAGATTGTCGTTTTCGTATTGGCAGAGGTAGTTACAATCCGCTTCAGTATCAGCAATGCTATTAAAGAAGATAATCGGGCAGTGGGCGTCATGCTGTTTTCATTATCTCTTGCAATTGGCTGGATCGTGGCAAAATGCCTGTCCTATTAA
- a CDS encoding glucose 1-dehydrogenase, which translates to MFKLDNRVAIVTGSGSKKGIGRTIALTLAKQGAIVVVADLNEEGIEDTVNAIKTQGGEAFGVLLNVTSQESNDAMVQKVLDKYGRIDILINNAGISQKVTVEDMTIEDITKVFNVNMFGLFLCTQAVLDTMKKQNFGRIISLSSVSAKRGGGVFGGAHYSASKAAVLGFSKNLAREVAQHGITVNCVAPGLVNTDIWKSLPEEQAAKVIDGIPMGRPGETEEVAAAIAFLATEEASYITGEEIDINGGSHMD; encoded by the coding sequence ATGTTTAAATTAGATAATAGAGTTGCGATTGTAACAGGAAGCGGTTCGAAAAAGGGAATTGGACGCACGATTGCTTTAACACTTGCGAAACAAGGTGCCATTGTCGTAGTTGCTGATTTAAATGAAGAAGGAATCGAAGACACAGTTAATGCCATTAAAACACAAGGTGGAGAGGCATTTGGTGTGCTGTTGAATGTTACCAGCCAAGAATCCAATGATGCGATGGTTCAAAAAGTCTTAGATAAGTATGGCCGCATAGATATCTTAATTAACAATGCTGGAATCTCTCAAAAAGTAACAGTTGAAGACATGACAATTGAGGATATTACAAAAGTATTTAACGTAAATATGTTTGGATTATTCTTATGTACACAAGCAGTCCTAGACACAATGAAAAAACAAAATTTCGGCAGAATCATCAGTCTGTCTTCCGTGTCAGCAAAACGAGGCGGCGGTGTGTTCGGGGGAGCTCATTACTCTGCATCAAAAGCAGCTGTTCTAGGATTTTCGAAAAACTTAGCTCGTGAAGTGGCACAGCACGGAATCACAGTCAACTGTGTTGCTCCTGGTCTTGTAAACACAGATATTTGGAAGTCACTTCCGGAAGAACAGGCAGCTAAAGTAATTGATGGAATTCCAATGGGCAGACCTGGTGAAACAGAGGAAGTGGCTGCAGCCATTGCGTTTTTAGCAACGGAAGAGGCATCCTATATCACTGGGGAAGAAATAGATATTAACGGCGGATCACATATGGACTAA
- a CDS encoding FadR/GntR family transcriptional regulator yields MQIYQQILSEIESGTFKVGDKLPAERELCEQFGVSRAPVRQALSALELNGFIYSRQGEGVYVKSNQNQANNSHDPISFDSVSPEEIVEVRMNIEPLIIKFAAQRATDEEIAVLRETINKMEEETKSGVYVPETDEALHYNIAKASHNELFINIMAAIINAMKKQEMWQFIRDRTVTRPDYLEVNLNEHKQIIEAIEKRDEKKATDIMTNHMQNLYDRYWK; encoded by the coding sequence ATGCAAATATATCAGCAAATCTTATCAGAGATTGAGTCAGGAACTTTTAAAGTAGGAGATAAGCTGCCTGCAGAAAGAGAATTATGTGAGCAGTTTGGTGTCAGCCGTGCTCCAGTTCGTCAGGCACTGAGTGCATTGGAGTTAAATGGATTCATTTATTCCCGCCAAGGCGAAGGCGTTTATGTAAAAAGCAATCAAAACCAAGCTAACAATTCCCACGATCCTATCTCATTTGATTCTGTTTCTCCAGAAGAAATAGTAGAGGTTAGAATGAATATCGAGCCTTTAATCATTAAGTTTGCCGCACAGCGTGCTACAGATGAGGAAATTGCTGTGCTCAGGGAAACAATAAACAAGATGGAAGAGGAAACAAAGTCAGGTGTTTACGTTCCGGAAACAGACGAAGCACTTCACTATAATATTGCAAAAGCCTCTCATAATGAATTGTTCATCAATATTATGGCAGCAATCATTAATGCGATGAAGAAACAGGAAATGTGGCAGTTCATACGTGATCGTACTGTAACAAGACCAGATTATTTGGAAGTAAATTTAAATGAACATAAACAAATCATCGAGGCTATAGAAAAACGAGATGAAAAAAAAGCGACAGACATTATGACTAACCATATGCAAAACTTATATGACCGTTATTGGAAATGA
- a CDS encoding glutathionylspermidine synthase family protein codes for MDRHIENRRRFYSQIDSFWADLYGEEYALYDVHMLSQEEVEKIRQVSEYTGRIFFKTWELLKEVPDRTLREMGFPEEAFSFLRLETMAIRSVISRLDLIPYQDSYKCIEINADTPTFIKELFSINGKVCSEFAVTNPNAGLEQALKKAVRTAIEEAAEAIGKDRPTIAFTAHDDNIEDKETSLYLLNISETTGTYIPLHKLQIEKGKGLFDEAGNQIDILYRQTFPIENLILDEDEEENKIGIWLLELVEEGKLSIINPPSAFLLQNKAVQAVIWNLHEQRHPFYTDEEHHWIESYFLPTYLEAEPFIERNMDFVKKPAFGREGDTVEIYKGSGRLALADTQKSYTDFLPVYQQYIEHPKASIQTEKGRQEGSLLIGSFLLNGKPSAIGLRAGGTITNNLSYYLPVGVRE; via the coding sequence ATGGATCGCCACATAGAAAACAGAAGGCGCTTCTATTCGCAGATAGACAGCTTCTGGGCAGATCTTTACGGGGAGGAGTATGCCCTTTATGATGTGCATATGCTGTCACAGGAAGAAGTGGAAAAGATACGCCAAGTCAGTGAATATACTGGGCGAATATTCTTTAAAACATGGGAGCTTTTAAAGGAAGTGCCAGACCGGACATTGCGGGAAATGGGCTTTCCAGAAGAAGCCTTCTCTTTCTTGCGTCTGGAGACAATGGCAATAAGAAGTGTTATTTCCAGACTTGATTTAATCCCATATCAAGACAGCTATAAATGCATTGAAATTAACGCAGACACACCAACCTTTATTAAAGAGCTGTTTTCCATAAACGGCAAAGTATGCTCAGAGTTTGCCGTAACAAATCCGAATGCAGGCTTGGAACAGGCATTAAAGAAGGCTGTCCGCACTGCGATCGAGGAAGCGGCAGAAGCAATTGGCAAGGATAGGCCAACGATTGCCTTTACTGCCCATGACGACAATATCGAAGATAAAGAAACAAGCCTGTACTTGCTGAACATTTCAGAAACAACCGGCACATACATACCGCTGCATAAGCTCCAGATTGAAAAGGGGAAGGGGCTGTTTGACGAGGCTGGAAATCAAATTGACATCCTGTACAGACAAACCTTTCCAATTGAAAATCTTATTCTTGATGAAGATGAAGAAGAAAATAAAATTGGCATCTGGCTGTTAGAGCTTGTTGAGGAAGGGAAGCTGTCCATCATCAATCCACCATCTGCCTTCCTGCTGCAAAACAAAGCAGTTCAGGCAGTTATTTGGAATCTGCATGAACAAAGACATCCATTTTATACAGATGAAGAGCATCACTGGATCGAGTCCTATTTTCTGCCAACCTACCTCGAGGCTGAACCCTTCATAGAGCGGAATATGGATTTTGTGAAGAAGCCAGCCTTTGGCAGAGAAGGAGACACTGTTGAAATATATAAAGGGAGCGGCAGGCTCGCCCTTGCGGATACCCAGAAGTCCTATACCGACTTTCTCCCTGTCTATCAGCAGTACATCGAGCATCCAAAAGCATCAATACAGACAGAAAAAGGCCGACAAGAAGGGAGCCTTCTTATCGGCAGCTTCCTTCTTAATGGAAAGCCCTCAGCCATCGGACTTCGGGCTGGAGGTACTATTACGAATAATTTATCTTATTATCTTCCGGTTGGGGTTAGGGAATAA
- a CDS encoding RNA helicase yields MKKLTYFIDKGNGNYEPFYEYDVRDVGVDELYARQLCTYLIMRGQQYELVCNEMSGNEEILVIQDRGRNVTVLDEKNYRGKGIHIEFRKHREADNYQLLASIPIASHFDVIRFLLKDIIDIPNVGQMEVTSTEIDEDRGVYVLYVKDLEEE; encoded by the coding sequence ATGAAAAAACTGACGTATTTTATTGATAAAGGCAACGGAAACTATGAGCCATTTTATGAGTATGATGTTCGGGATGTTGGTGTAGATGAGCTGTATGCAAGGCAATTATGCACATACCTCATCATGAGAGGCCAGCAATATGAGCTTGTATGCAATGAGATGTCAGGCAATGAGGAAATTCTCGTCATCCAGGACAGAGGCAGAAATGTCACCGTGCTTGATGAAAAGAACTACAGAGGCAAAGGCATCCATATCGAGTTCAGAAAGCATCGTGAAGCAGATAATTATCAATTGTTAGCTTCCATTCCTATCGCAAGCCACTTTGATGTGATTCGCTTTTTACTGAAGGATATCATTGATATTCCCAATGTTGGCCAAATGGAGGTAACTTCAACAGAAATCGATGAAGACAGAGGCGTATACGTCCTGTATGTAAAGGATTTGGAGGAGGAATAG